DNA sequence from the Thermodesulfobacteriota bacterium genome:
CCTCGTCCAGGCAGGCGGTAACGAGCGCCCTGCCTATCCCCTTTCCCCCGGCTTCCTTCCCTACCACGAGCGACCTTACCTCCCCCATCTCCTCCCAGCATATATGCAGGGCGCAGGCGCCCACGACCGAACCGTCCTCCTCGTAGACGAAGAAGTCCCTGATGTTCTCGTAGACCTCCACTATCGAGCGGTGGAGCATCTCGCCCTTCCTAGCGAACGCCTCCACCAATTCGTATACGGCCTTTACGTCCTCTAATTTCGCCTTCCTTACCAACCGTCCTAAACCTTTCCTGCGTTTTGGAGGAGTTCCGTTGCGTGCTTCACCATCGTATCAGTGACCTTCTCTCCCCCGAGCATTGTGGCTATGGCGCCCACCCTCTCCTCGCCCCTTAGCTCCTTTACCCTTGTGACCGTTCTTCCCTCTTCGTTCTCTACCTTGGCGACGGCGTAGTGGTTGTCGGCGAACGCGGCTATCTGCGGGAGGTGCGTGACGCAGAGCACCTGGTGGGTCTTCGAGACCTCCTTGAGTTTCCTGCCTACCACCTCGGCCATGCCCCCTCCTATGCCGGTATCGACCTCGTCGAAGATGAGGGTCGGTACCCTTCCGACGGCCGTAACCCTCTTCATGGCGAGCATTATACGCGAGAGCTCGCCTCCGGAGGCTATACGCGCGAGCGGTTTCAAGTCTTCGCCGGGGTTGGACGAGATGTGGAAGCTAACGCGGTCGGCGCCCTTCTCCCCGGTCCTCGGGTTGCCGTCCGGGTCTTTTTCGGCCTCCACCGACGCCTCGAACACCGTGCCGCCCATCCCGAGTCCCCCGAGGTCCTTCTCTATCGCCTGCTTGAGGCGCGCGGCCGCCTCCACCCTCGCCTCGCCGAGGGCCAGGGCCACGCGGCGCGCTTCGTCCCTGGCCGCGGACTCCTGCTCCTTCAGCCCCACGAGCTTCCCTTCGGACCCTTCCATGCCCGAGAGAAGCCTGTCTATCTCTTCCTTCTTCTTAAGTATATCATCTATGGTGGCGCCGTACTTTCTCTTGAGCTTGATTATCGCGTCTATCCTGGCTTCAACCTCTTCGAGCCTCGTGGGGTCGCCCTCTATCGCGGCCGAATAGTCCCGGAGCGCGGACGCCACCTCTTCGAGCTCGAAGAGGTTCTTCTCGACCGCCGCGGCCGCCTTCTCCAGCGAGGGGTCCATGGCCGCGCCCTCCCTGAGCCCCTTTACGAACTCGCCGAGCCTTTCCGTAACCGAGCCCTCGCCCGAATAGAGCGCCTCCTCCACCCCGGCCGAGAGGCCGCCGAGCCTGTCGGCGTTCTTGAGCCTTTCGACTTCGGCCTTGAGCCCTTCCTCCTCGCCCGGACTGAGGGCCGCGGCCCCTATCTCCTTCGACTGGAAGGAAAGGAGCTCGCGCTCCTCGCCGGACCTCTTAACGTC
Encoded proteins:
- a CDS encoding N-acetyltransferase, encoding MVRKAKLEDVKAVYELVEAFARKGEMLHRSIVEVYENIRDFFVYEEDGSVVGACALHICWEEMGEVRSLVVGKEAGGKGIGRALVTACLDEARTLGLKKIFALTYAPAFFEKLKFRSIDKDVLPQKIWGDCVKCVKFPNCDENAVIIEL
- the recN gene encoding DNA repair protein RecN; its protein translation is MLLELSIKELAIIDDLTVSLGPGLNVFTGETGAGKSIIIDAIDLVLGDRASNEAIRGSRDEARVEAMFDASRVEGLEGVFEEAGIPSSENLIIKRTIQRAGRNRVSINGSIATLMTLTEVGRRLIDICGQSEHQSLTRPEEHVELLDAFGGFSKERQAMARAHSRFNGFRRELEKLLSDVKRSGEERELLSFQSKEIGAAALSPGEEEGLKAEVERLKNADRLGGLSAGVEEALYSGEGSVTERLGEFVKGLREGAAMDPSLEKAAAAVEKNLFELEEVASALRDYSAAIEGDPTRLEEVEARIDAIIKLKRKYGATIDDILKKKEEIDRLLSGMEGSEGKLVGLKEQESAARDEARRVALALGEARVEAAARLKQAIEKDLGGLGMGGTVFEASVEAEKDPDGNPRTGEKGADRVSFHISSNPGEDLKPLARIASGGELSRIMLAMKRVTAVGRVPTLIFDEVDTGIGGGMAEVVGRKLKEVSKTHQVLCVTHLPQIAAFADNHYAVAKVENEEGRTVTRVKELRGEERVGAIATMLGGEKVTDTMVKHATELLQNAGKV